A region of Ornithorhynchus anatinus isolate Pmale09 chromosome 5, mOrnAna1.pri.v4, whole genome shotgun sequence DNA encodes the following proteins:
- the PSMA4 gene encoding proteasome subunit alpha type-4: MSRRYDSRTTIFSPEGRLYQVEYAMEAIGHAGTCLGILANDGVLLAAERRNIHKLLDEVFFSEKIYKLNEDMACSVAGITSDANVLTNELRLIAQRYLLQYQEPIPCEQLVTALCDIKQAYTQFGGKRPFGVSLLYIGWDKHYGFQLYQSDPSGNYGGWKATCIGNNSAAAVSMLKQDYKEGGMTLKSALALAIKVLNKTMDVSKLSAEKVEIATLTRENGKTTIRVLKQKEVEQLIKKHEEEEAKAEREKKEKEQKEKDK, from the exons ATG TCTCGAAGATATGACTCCAGAACcactatattttctccagaag GGCGCTTGTATCAAGTCGAGTATGCTATGGAAGCCATCGGTCACGCAGGCACCTGCTTGGGAATCTTAGCAAACGATGGTGTTTTGCTAGCGGCAGAAAGGCGGAACATCCACAAGCTGCTCGATGAAGTCTTTTTTTCCGAAAAGATATACAAACTCAATGA GGATATGGCTTGCAGTGTTGCAGGCATAACTTCAGATGCTAATGTTCTCACAAATGAACTGAGGCTCATTGCACAAAG GTACCTTCTACAGTATCAAGAGCCGATTCCTTGTGAGCAGTTAGTTACAGCTCTGTGCGATATCAAGCAAGCTTATACACAGTTTGGAG gaAAACGTCCTTTTGGTGTTTCACTGCTCTACATCGGCTGGGATAAACATTATGGGTTCCAGCTGTATCAGAGTGACCCCAGTGGAAATTATGGAGGGTGGAAAGCCACATGCATTGGGAATAATAGTGCT GCAGCAGTGTCAATGTTAAAACAAGACTACAAGGAAGGAGGAATGACCCTGAAGTCAGCTCTTGCCTTAGCTATCAAAGTGCTAAATAAGACTATGGATGTTAGTAAACTCTCTGCTGAAAAAG ttgaaATTGCAACATTAACAAGAGAGAACGGAAAGACAACAATACGAGTTCTAAAACAGAAGGAAGTCGAACAGTTAATCAAGAAGCATGAAGAGGAAGAAGCCAAAGCCGAacgagagaaaaaagaaaaggagcagaaggagaaggataAATAG